In the Leptotrichia sp. oral taxon 212 genome, one interval contains:
- the argS gene encoding arginine--tRNA ligase, whose translation MKLLTIQLKELFKKNINRIFNSDFSDKIDIQNSTKKEFGDFQTNFAMITSKIIGKNPREIANEIIEKFESDDIIEKLEVAGPGFINIYLKNNFINNEIKKIGEGKYDFSFLNTDRTVVIDYSSPNIAKRMHVGHLRSTIIGESIKRIMQFLGFKVFGDNHIGDWGTQFGKLIVAYERWLDREAYENDPIEELERIYVLFSDKAKEDPSLEDIAREELRKLQAGDEKNNALWKEFINISINEYNKIYKRFDIKFDFYNGESFYNDMMPGVLEDLKQKGIAREDDDALVVFFDEETKLHPCIVQKKDGSFLYSTSDLATIKYRKDELNADMGLYVVDERQQEHFKQVFEIARMTGSPYDYEKVHIQFGIMRFANGVILSTRGGNVIRLIDLLNKAQEEVRKVIDEKNPDIPDAEKDIISDIVGTGAIKYFDLSQNRTSPILFDWDKVLSFEGNTGPYLQYTYVRIMSLLRKMEAENISIDNSKDIILDDMNDIERELAVMLLRFPQVVVKAYEGFKPNLIADYLFDLAKTYNNFYNSKSMLKEENKDIMQARILLSIKAADILKQGLSLLSIQTVDRM comes from the coding sequence ATGAAATTACTTACTATTCAATTAAAAGAACTCTTCAAGAAAAATATAAACCGTATTTTTAACAGTGATTTCTCAGATAAAATTGATATTCAAAATTCTACTAAAAAAGAATTTGGTGATTTTCAGACAAATTTTGCCATGATAACTTCAAAAATCATAGGTAAAAATCCAAGAGAAATAGCCAATGAAATCATAGAAAAATTTGAATCTGATGATATTATTGAAAAACTTGAAGTAGCAGGACCCGGATTTATAAACATCTATTTAAAGAATAATTTTATTAATAACGAAATTAAAAAAATAGGGGAAGGAAAATATGATTTTTCATTCCTGAACACTGACAGAACTGTCGTAATTGATTATTCTTCACCGAACATTGCAAAACGTATGCACGTTGGTCACTTAAGAAGTACAATCATCGGAGAATCCATAAAAAGAATAATGCAGTTTCTAGGATTTAAAGTTTTCGGAGATAACCATATAGGAGACTGGGGTACTCAGTTTGGAAAGCTTATTGTCGCTTATGAACGTTGGCTTGACAGGGAAGCTTATGAAAATGATCCTATAGAGGAACTTGAAAGAATATATGTGCTTTTTTCTGATAAGGCAAAGGAAGACCCTTCTCTGGAAGACATTGCGAGGGAAGAGCTTAGAAAGCTTCAGGCGGGAGATGAAAAGAACAATGCCCTCTGGAAAGAATTTATTAATATTTCAATAAACGAATACAACAAAATTTATAAAAGATTTGATATTAAATTTGACTTCTATAATGGAGAATCATTCTATAATGATATGATGCCTGGAGTTCTTGAAGATTTGAAACAAAAAGGAATCGCAAGAGAAGATGATGATGCACTTGTTGTTTTCTTTGACGAGGAAACAAAACTTCATCCATGCATAGTTCAAAAAAAGGACGGAAGTTTTCTTTATTCAACTTCAGATCTTGCAACTATCAAATACAGAAAAGATGAACTGAATGCCGACATGGGGCTGTATGTTGTTGATGAAAGACAGCAGGAACACTTCAAGCAGGTATTTGAAATTGCAAGAATGACAGGTTCTCCTTATGACTATGAAAAAGTTCATATTCAATTTGGTATCATGAGATTTGCAAACGGAGTCATCCTTTCTACAAGAGGTGGAAATGTTATAAGACTTATTGATCTTCTGAATAAGGCACAGGAAGAAGTAAGAAAAGTTATAGATGAAAAAAATCCTGATATACCTGATGCTGAAAAAGATATTATTTCAGATATAGTCGGAACTGGAGCTATAAAATATTTTGACTTGAGCCAGAACAGAACTTCACCAATATTATTTGACTGGGATAAAGTACTAAGCTTCGAAGGAAATACAGGACCTTATCTGCAGTATACTTATGTAAGAATAATGTCCCTTCTGAGAAAAATGGAAGCTGAAAATATTTCAATTGATAATAGCAAGGACATTATCCTTGATGACATGAACGATATTGAAAGAGAGCTTGCGGTTATGCTGTTAAGATTCCCTCAGGTTGTAGTAAAAGCTTATGAAGGATTTAAACCTAACCTGATTGCAGATTATTTATTTGATCTTGCTAAAACTTACAATAACTTCTATAATTCCAAATCTATGCTGAAGGAAGAAAACAAGGATATTATGCAGGCAAGAATACTTCTTTCAATAAAGGCTGCTGACATACTGAAACAGGGATTGTCATTGTTATCAATACAGACAGTGGATAGAATGTAA
- a CDS encoding AraC family transcriptional regulator, which produces MENNSLMKAFHLAFLYVDIYTFNKDWKFREEKVPYSMIRFIVEGNAKFIIDDNVYDVSKNDIIYIPESCNLQCMSTSNHFSFISVRFTASYSIHGLKIWSEIMDFDTQIKCEDKFIIDCFYSMIKEKNSNRSGTSFILRGYLEIIVGYLINISKEKGESRTCKIQYYNREIDSRVQAIVNDMINNPFREFSTEFYCRLSDISEASFRRLFKKHTGKSPNKFFMEIKMTVAARRILETDDRISEVCRHVGIEDANYFTKIFKKYFRVSPHIYRKISRG; this is translated from the coding sequence ATGGAAAATAATTCATTAATGAAAGCCTTTCACCTTGCTTTTCTTTATGTTGATATATATACTTTTAACAAGGACTGGAAATTCAGGGAAGAAAAAGTGCCTTATTCAATGATAAGGTTTATAGTGGAAGGCAATGCAAAATTTATAATAGATGATAATGTGTATGATGTGAGTAAAAATGATATTATTTACATACCTGAAAGCTGCAATCTTCAGTGTATGTCAACTTCAAACCATTTTTCCTTTATAAGTGTAAGGTTTACTGCCTCCTATTCAATACATGGACTGAAAATATGGTCTGAAATAATGGATTTTGATACCCAGATTAAATGTGAAGATAAGTTTATTATTGACTGTTTTTATTCAATGATAAAGGAAAAAAATAGTAACAGATCTGGAACTTCATTTATTTTAAGGGGATATCTGGAAATAATAGTAGGTTATCTTATAAATATTTCAAAAGAAAAAGGGGAAAGCAGGACATGTAAGATTCAGTATTACAACAGGGAAATAGACAGCAGGGTACAGGCAATTGTAAATGATATGATAAATAATCCTTTTAGGGAATTTTCAACAGAATTTTACTGCCGACTGTCTGATATAAGTGAGGCATCTTTCAGAAGGCTGTTTAAAAAACATACAGGAAAATCGCCGAATAAATTTTTCATGGAAATTAAAATGACAGTTGCCGCAAGGAGAATTCTTGAAACAGATGACAGGATATCAGAAGTATGCAGACATGTAGGAATTGAAGATGCCAACTATTTTACGAAAATTTTTAAGAAATATTTTAGGGTTTCTCCACATATTTACAGAAAAATAAGCAGAGGATAA
- a CDS encoding ABC transporter substrate-binding protein, translated as MKKKIILLLISVLFLIISCGGSKKSNETGELEGEIVFWHSFTQGPRNEFMKQAAEEFMKKNPKVKIKIETFAWPEFYTKWTTGLQAGQVPDVSTALPNHVVELLQADALVPIDDVIDHIGKDRFYAAPLTEGELNGKHYSIPLYSHAQVMWYRKDLLQAAGLEVPKTWAELFEAAKKLNNPPQVYGLSVPMGLGDMMATRFLNFYVRSAGETLITKDGKANLTSKAAIDGINYWVNMYKAVSPKGSVNFKVLDQATLYYQGKTAFDFNSGFQIGGVKQNSPDLLDKIAAAPIPKINATDPEQGIETSNIPVIVWKNSKHPEIAKAFVESLYEKEKYIKFLHSVPGGMLPALKDISNDPAYLDNPIIKQFQDTITVINNAVDKGTAIGMESGPKPEAGIITSQGVIEKMFQEIILKNVPVEEAAKKAEKELNDLFAAAK; from the coding sequence ATGAAAAAAAAGATTATTCTGTTACTTATATCAGTATTATTTCTTATTATTTCCTGCGGAGGTTCAAAAAAATCAAATGAAACTGGAGAACTTGAAGGAGAAATAGTATTCTGGCATTCATTTACTCAAGGACCTAGAAATGAGTTCATGAAACAGGCAGCTGAAGAATTCATGAAAAAAAATCCGAAAGTAAAAATTAAAATTGAAACATTTGCATGGCCTGAATTTTACACTAAATGGACAACCGGATTACAGGCAGGACAAGTTCCTGATGTAAGTACAGCTTTACCTAACCACGTTGTAGAATTACTTCAGGCAGACGCTCTAGTGCCTATTGATGATGTAATAGATCATATTGGAAAAGATAGATTTTACGCTGCTCCTCTTACAGAAGGAGAATTAAATGGAAAACACTACTCTATACCTTTATATTCACATGCTCAGGTAATGTGGTATAGAAAAGATTTATTACAGGCTGCAGGGCTTGAAGTTCCAAAAACATGGGCAGAATTATTTGAAGCGGCTAAAAAGTTAAATAATCCTCCTCAGGTTTATGGACTGTCAGTTCCTATGGGACTTGGAGATATGATGGCAACTAGATTCCTTAACTTCTATGTTCGTTCAGCAGGAGAGACTTTAATAACTAAAGACGGAAAGGCAAACCTTACAAGCAAGGCTGCCATAGATGGAATAAATTACTGGGTAAATATGTATAAAGCAGTATCTCCAAAAGGTTCTGTAAACTTTAAGGTACTGGATCAGGCTACACTTTATTATCAGGGTAAAACAGCTTTTGACTTTAACAGTGGATTCCAAATTGGAGGAGTTAAACAGAACTCACCTGATTTACTCGACAAAATAGCTGCTGCACCAATTCCAAAAATAAATGCTACAGATCCTGAACAGGGAATAGAAACTTCAAATATACCTGTAATCGTATGGAAAAATAGTAAACATCCTGAAATTGCAAAAGCTTTTGTTGAAAGTTTATACGAAAAGGAAAAATATATTAAATTCTTACATTCTGTTCCAGGTGGAATGTTACCGGCCTTAAAAGATATTTCAAATGATCCTGCATACCTAGACAATCCGATAATCAAACAGTTCCAGGATACAATCACAGTTATTAACAATGCTGTTGATAAAGGTACTGCAATTGGAATGGAATCCGGTCCAAAACCTGAAGCTGGAATAATTACAAGCCAAGGAGTAATTGAAAAAATGTTCCAGGAAATTATACTAAAAAATGTTCCCGTGGAAGAAGCTGCTAAAAAGGCTGAAAAAGAACTAAACGATTTATTTGCTGCAGCAAAATAG
- a CDS encoding carbohydrate ABC transporter permease produces MKKKKMNIDKINLVFVLPAMLIVFLLLVYPIFSSIYFSFTSKNLIRPYYKWIWFDNFKFVLTNPEFYRAFLNSIKWTILSITGQLLVGFIAALSLNKIPKFSGFYRTLLIIPWAFPAIVIAFSWKWILNDVYGFIPNLLTQLHITKENINFLADPKTAFWIVLFINIWFGAPLFMVNILAALKTIPREQYEAAIVDGASSFQVFRYITIRHIRGVIGLLVVLRTIWVFNNFDLLYLLTGGGPSDLTTTLPIYAYKTGWNLKRLGTASAVTILLLLFLMAVCFGYFKLLNKWEREDDK; encoded by the coding sequence ATGAAAAAGAAAAAAATGAATATTGATAAGATAAATCTGGTGTTTGTTTTACCTGCCATGTTAATAGTTTTTCTTCTGCTGGTATATCCTATATTTTCCAGTATATACTTCAGTTTTACATCGAAAAACTTAATTAGACCATATTATAAATGGATCTGGTTTGACAACTTCAAATTTGTCCTGACTAACCCTGAATTTTATCGTGCATTCCTAAATTCTATAAAATGGACTATTTTATCAATTACAGGACAGCTTCTAGTAGGATTTATAGCTGCACTTTCTTTAAATAAAATTCCAAAATTTTCAGGATTTTATAGAACTTTACTTATTATTCCATGGGCATTTCCAGCTATTGTCATAGCATTTTCATGGAAATGGATTTTAAATGATGTTTATGGATTTATACCGAATTTACTTACACAGCTCCATATCACAAAAGAAAATATAAATTTTCTGGCTGATCCAAAAACTGCCTTCTGGATAGTACTGTTTATAAATATATGGTTTGGAGCACCTCTGTTTATGGTAAATATTCTGGCAGCCTTAAAAACTATTCCACGAGAACAGTATGAAGCGGCTATTGTTGACGGCGCATCTTCTTTTCAAGTATTCCGTTACATAACAATAAGACATATCCGTGGAGTTATAGGATTACTGGTAGTTTTGAGAACAATATGGGTTTTCAATAACTTTGACCTGCTTTATCTGCTAACTGGAGGAGGCCCTTCAGACTTGACTACTACACTTCCAATATATGCATACAAGACCGGTTGGAATCTGAAAAGATTAGGAACCGCATCTGCAGTTACTATTCTTCTGCTTCTGTTCCTGATGGCTGTATGTTTTGGATACTTTAAACTACTTAATAAATGGGAAAGAGAGGATGATAAATAA
- a CDS encoding carbohydrate ABC transporter permease: MKYSYKNNIYTGLVYLLLTVMAIIAVFPLIWIILSSIKPSSEMSSNPLSFIPKKITFDYYRQVLFSLNFIRNIKNSLVISFTATLITIIVSALGAYGIVRFFPKVGKKMTKMLITTYMFPTILLAVPYVTVMAKLGLINTWIGVVITYLSFSIPYAIWMLIGFFQTVPIGIEEAAKVDGVGKFGIFFQIVLPIVSPGIVSTAIYTFINTWNEFLYALLLINNSEKMPLSIALYSLTGSEILDWGQMMAASVIVILPSIVFFMIIQNKIAGGLSDGSVK, encoded by the coding sequence ATGAAATACAGTTATAAAAATAATATCTATACTGGATTAGTCTATTTACTTTTAACTGTCATGGCAATAATTGCAGTCTTCCCTCTGATATGGATTATTCTTTCCTCTATAAAGCCTTCGAGCGAAATGTCCAGTAATCCGTTATCATTTATTCCTAAAAAAATAACATTTGATTACTACAGACAGGTTCTATTTAGTCTGAATTTTATAAGAAATATAAAAAACAGCTTAGTTATATCTTTTACGGCAACTTTAATAACTATAATTGTTTCAGCACTTGGAGCTTACGGGATTGTAAGATTTTTTCCTAAAGTAGGTAAAAAAATGACAAAAATGCTTATTACTACGTATATGTTCCCTACTATCCTACTGGCTGTTCCATATGTTACAGTTATGGCAAAATTAGGATTAATTAATACATGGATTGGTGTAGTTATTACTTATCTGTCGTTTTCCATCCCATATGCAATATGGATGCTGATAGGATTTTTTCAGACTGTTCCTATTGGAATTGAAGAAGCTGCAAAAGTTGACGGAGTAGGAAAATTCGGGATATTTTTTCAGATTGTACTTCCTATAGTGTCTCCAGGAATTGTTTCAACTGCCATTTACACATTTATCAATACTTGGAACGAATTCCTGTATGCCCTGCTTTTAATAAATAACTCTGAAAAAATGCCTTTATCAATAGCTCTTTACTCTTTAACAGGTTCAGAAATACTTGACTGGGGACAGATGATGGCTGCATCAGTAATTGTAATCCTGCCTTCAATAGTATTCTTCATGATTATACAGAATAAAATTGCAGGTGGATTATCAGATGGATCTGTTAAATAG
- a CDS encoding Gfo/Idh/MocA family protein, which translates to MKNINYGIIGTGYFGAHLGRILSKLEGAKVVSIYDPENTKNISEELGCEVSENIQELCAREDIDAIIVASPNGAHREAVLEAAKNKKHVFCEKPIALSYKDCSEMIDATKKNGVIFMAGHVMNFMNGVRKIKQLINDGVIGEVLHCHSMRNGWEKEQKEISWKKIKELSGGHLYHHIHELDFIQFIMGVPEKVTMVGGNIAHQGEKFGDEDDALFITLEFPNKRFATLQYGSAFRWPDHSVKIQGTKGAILLDLQDVGVTLKIDDKEEKFLLHRTKEEDDDRTRIYKGLEMDGAIMYGKPDRIPPLWLHGIMEMEMEFLHNALQGAEIDKEFIPLLDGTAARDSILTADALTKSLQEDRKVKLSELL; encoded by the coding sequence ATGAAAAATATAAATTACGGAATAATAGGAACCGGATATTTTGGAGCACATTTAGGAAGAATATTGAGTAAACTGGAAGGAGCAAAAGTTGTCTCCATCTATGACCCTGAAAATACAAAGAATATTTCTGAAGAACTTGGATGTGAAGTTTCAGAAAATATTCAGGAACTATGTGCAAGAGAGGATATTGATGCAATAATAGTAGCTTCTCCAAACGGAGCTCACAGGGAGGCTGTTTTAGAAGCTGCAAAAAATAAAAAACATGTATTCTGTGAAAAACCTATTGCACTTTCATATAAGGATTGTTCTGAAATGATTGACGCAACCAAAAAAAATGGTGTCATTTTCATGGCTGGACACGTAATGAACTTCATGAACGGTGTCAGAAAAATAAAACAGTTAATAAATGATGGTGTTATAGGAGAAGTTTTACATTGCCATTCTATGAGAAATGGATGGGAAAAGGAACAGAAGGAAATTAGCTGGAAAAAAATAAAGGAACTTTCAGGGGGACATCTCTATCATCATATACATGAGTTAGATTTTATACAGTTTATAATGGGAGTACCTGAAAAAGTAACAATGGTTGGAGGAAACATTGCCCACCAGGGAGAAAAATTTGGTGATGAAGATGATGCGCTTTTCATAACACTTGAGTTTCCTAATAAAAGATTTGCAACTTTACAGTACGGTTCTGCATTCAGATGGCCTGACCATTCTGTGAAAATTCAGGGAACTAAAGGAGCTATCTTACTGGATCTTCAGGATGTAGGAGTTACTTTAAAAATTGATGATAAAGAAGAAAAATTCCTTCTTCATCGTACAAAAGAAGAAGATGATGACAGAACAAGAATATATAAAGGACTGGAAATGGACGGTGCAATAATGTACGGTAAACCTGATAGAATCCCTCCTTTATGGCTGCATGGAATAATGGAAATGGAAATGGAATTTCTTCATAACGCTCTTCAGGGAGCTGAAATTGATAAAGAATTTATTCCACTGCTGGACGGTACAGCAGCAAGAGATTCTATCCTCACAGCAGATGCCCTTACTAAGTCTTTACAGGAAGACAGAAAAGTAAAATTATCCGAACTTTTATAA
- a CDS encoding tetratricopeptide repeat protein, translating into MSIEKVIQLRKQNKKNEAKELMETLISLEPDNPYYNYQMAWCNDSLGKEKEAIQYYVKAIDLGLIGEDLLGAYIGLGSSYRTLGEYKKAKTLFETAMKQFPNNNTLKTFYSIVLYNLKDYKNSVSLLLKLLIKTSSDEEIKSFSGALDFYSDNLDEIF; encoded by the coding sequence ATGAGTATAGAAAAGGTTATTCAATTAAGAAAACAAAATAAAAAAAACGAAGCAAAAGAATTAATGGAAACTTTAATTTCACTTGAACCTGATAACCCTTATTATAATTATCAAATGGCCTGGTGTAATGATTCTCTAGGAAAAGAAAAAGAGGCAATTCAATATTATGTAAAAGCAATAGACCTTGGTTTAATTGGTGAAGATTTACTAGGAGCATATATTGGCTTAGGAAGCAGCTATAGAACTTTAGGAGAATATAAAAAAGCAAAAACTCTATTTGAAACAGCAATGAAACAATTTCCTAATAATAATACATTAAAAACTTTTTATTCAATAGTACTTTATAACTTAAAAGATTACAAGAATTCCGTATCTTTATTACTTAAATTATTGATTAAAACAAGTTCTGATGAAGAAATCAAGTCATTTTCAGGAGCTCTTGACTTCTATTCAGATAATTTAGATGAAATTTTCTAA
- a CDS encoding extracellular solute-binding protein: protein MSELKKIVLLFGMMLLMVACGGKSGGNGDSGSKELNIYTWTYFIPQEVIDDFQKETGIKVNLSYYDNNDVMIAKLMSGAKGFDIVSPSTDYIDVLIKSGLIEKLDKQKLGETFNNLDKDGLKLEELSKIYDPELNYSIPYTYSATGVAVNKKFMKDYPQSFDIFLQEKYKGKMTMLDDGREVIGAALQSLGYPSDSADDKQLQEAKNKIIEWKKNLAKFDATAFGKSVATGEFYAAHGYAENVYGELDEAEYGNFDFFIPKGAMMYIDSMAIVKNSPNKENAYKFLEFLYRPENFIKVYEQFKAPSVIKGIEEKSKVKSLVNRAQVVENAKLPGALSDEAKEKQDKIWNEIKLSN from the coding sequence ATGTCAGAATTGAAAAAGATTGTTTTACTGTTTGGAATGATGTTATTGATGGTAGCCTGTGGAGGTAAAAGCGGAGGAAATGGAGATTCAGGAAGTAAGGAACTGAATATTTATACATGGACATATTTTATACCGCAGGAAGTAATAGACGATTTTCAGAAGGAAACGGGAATAAAGGTAAATCTGAGCTATTATGACAATAATGATGTAATGATAGCAAAATTAATGTCGGGTGCAAAGGGATTTGACATAGTTTCACCATCTACAGATTATATTGATGTGCTTATAAAAAGCGGACTTATAGAAAAACTTGACAAGCAGAAACTGGGAGAAACTTTTAATAACCTTGACAAGGACGGACTTAAGCTTGAAGAGCTTTCAAAGATATATGATCCGGAGTTAAATTACTCAATACCTTATACATATTCTGCAACAGGAGTAGCGGTAAATAAAAAATTCATGAAAGATTACCCTCAATCTTTTGATATTTTCCTGCAGGAAAAATATAAAGGGAAAATGACAATGCTGGATGACGGAAGAGAAGTAATAGGAGCGGCTCTTCAGTCTTTAGGTTATCCTTCAGATTCAGCAGATGACAAGCAGTTACAGGAAGCTAAGAATAAAATCATTGAATGGAAGAAAAATCTTGCAAAATTTGATGCAACAGCTTTCGGTAAGAGTGTGGCTACTGGAGAATTCTATGCTGCTCACGGATATGCTGAAAATGTATATGGTGAACTGGATGAAGCTGAATACGGAAACTTTGACTTCTTTATACCTAAAGGTGCAATGATGTATATAGACAGCATGGCTATTGTAAAAAATTCACCTAATAAGGAAAATGCCTATAAATTTCTGGAATTTTTATACAGACCTGAAAACTTCATAAAAGTATATGAACAGTTTAAGGCTCCTTCAGTTATAAAAGGCATTGAAGAAAAATCAAAGGTAAAATCACTTGTAAATAGAGCTCAGGTTGTAGAAAATGCTAAACTGCCTGGAGCGTTATCAGATGAAGCAAAAGAAAAACAGGATAAGATATGGAATGAAATAAAGCTGTCAAACTAA
- a CDS encoding UDP-N-acetylmuramoyl-L-alanyl-D-glutamate--2,6-diaminopimelate ligase: MYRIFDNISYEILNEGENFEIAGIEYDSRKIRENYVFIAMSGNNVDGHDFIQKSIDSGAKMIVAEKKVNISEYNNYEKVSFVFIENVRKSLGIIASNYYDYPQNKLKIVGITGTNGKTTSSYILENILDKTARIGTTGNRILDEEFETVNTTPESLELVKLINESVKRGVEYFIMEVSSHALEIGRVNMLEFDSAIFTNLTQDHLDFHGTMENYFNAKRKIFFMLRNGGTGIINIDDEYGKRIISEKTAAEKSCKHTDKYENNMTASHKENRYLKISVNDKSSDLYGEIVKYTNDGMEIKIMYGNEEYILDVNLVGEYNLHNILGCVASALSLGIDMKHIIEKLKKMPSVPGRFETVKNNMNARIVVDYAHTDDGLMNVGTTLKKITENRVITLFGAGGDRDNKKRPKMAKAAAKFSNYIILTSDNPRTEDPMAILKEVETGLTEIGFPKEKYEIIEDREQAIKYAVQEIIKEGDSLLIAGKGHETYQIIGKEKRHFDDRETVKKHLI, from the coding sequence ATGTACAGAATATTTGATAATATCTCCTATGAAATTTTAAATGAAGGAGAAAACTTTGAAATAGCTGGAATTGAATATGATTCCAGAAAAATAAGGGAAAATTATGTATTCATAGCAATGAGCGGAAATAATGTGGATGGACATGACTTTATACAGAAATCCATTGATAGCGGCGCAAAAATGATAGTTGCTGAAAAAAAGGTTAATATATCTGAATACAATAATTATGAAAAAGTTTCCTTTGTATTTATAGAAAATGTGAGAAAAAGTTTGGGAATAATAGCATCAAATTACTATGACTATCCGCAGAATAAATTAAAAATAGTAGGAATAACAGGGACAAACGGAAAAACAACATCAAGCTATATTCTTGAAAATATACTGGATAAAACAGCAAGAATTGGAACAACTGGAAACAGAATACTTGACGAAGAGTTTGAGACAGTAAATACAACGCCTGAATCCCTTGAGCTTGTAAAGCTGATAAATGAGAGTGTAAAAAGAGGAGTAGAGTACTTTATAATGGAAGTCAGTTCACATGCACTTGAAATAGGACGTGTAAATATGCTGGAATTTGATTCGGCAATATTTACCAATCTTACTCAGGATCATCTGGATTTTCATGGTACAATGGAAAATTATTTCAATGCCAAAAGAAAAATATTTTTCATGCTTAGAAATGGAGGTACAGGAATTATAAATATTGATGATGAATATGGGAAAAGAATAATTTCTGAAAAAACTGCTGCTGAGAAAAGTTGTAAGCATACAGATAAATATGAAAATAATATGACAGCGAGTCATAAAGAAAACAGATATTTAAAAATAAGTGTAAATGATAAATCTTCAGATTTATACGGGGAAATAGTTAAATATACTAATGACGGTATGGAAATAAAGATTATGTATGGAAATGAAGAATATATTCTGGATGTAAATCTTGTAGGAGAGTATAACCTGCATAACATTCTTGGATGTGTGGCTTCAGCATTGTCACTAGGAATAGATATGAAACATATCATTGAAAAGCTTAAGAAAATGCCTTCGGTACCTGGAAGATTTGAAACTGTAAAAAATAATATGAATGCAAGAATTGTAGTAGATTATGCCCATACAGATGATGGACTTATGAATGTAGGGACTACGTTAAAGAAAATAACTGAAAACAGGGTCATTACATTATTTGGTGCCGGTGGAGACAGGGATAACAAAAAAAGACCTAAAATGGCAAAAGCCGCGGCAAAATTCAGTAACTATATAATATTGACTTCTGACAATCCAAGAACGGAAGACCCTATGGCTATACTGAAGGAAGTGGAGACGGGTCTGACTGAAATAGGTTTTCCTAAGGAAAAGTATGAGATTATTGAAGACAGGGAACAGGCCATAAAATATGCAGTACAGGAAATAATAAAGGAAGGGGACAGTCTTCTCATTGCGGGAAAAGGGCATGAAACCTATCAGATTATAGGAAAGGAAAAAAGACATTTTGACGACAGGGAAACTGTAAAAAAACATTTGATATAA